The following are from one region of the Strix uralensis isolate ZFMK-TIS-50842 chromosome 4, bStrUra1, whole genome shotgun sequence genome:
- the RPS29 gene encoding small ribosomal subunit protein uS14 gives MGHQQLYWSHPRKFGQGSRSCRVCSNRHGLIRKYGLNMCRQCFRQYAKDIGFIKLD, from the exons ATGGGGCACCAGCAGCTCTACTGGAGCCACCCAAGGAAGTTCGGGCAGGGCTCCCGCTCCTG CCGCGTGTGCTCCAACCGCCACGGCCTCATTCGCAAGTACGGTCTGAATATGTGCCGGCAGTGCTTCCGCCAGTACGCCAAGGACATCGGCTTTATTAAG CTGGACTGA